A part of Desulfomicrobium baculatum DSM 4028 genomic DNA contains:
- a CDS encoding glycosyltransferase family protein, whose protein sequence is MPARPIRVKLKNELGISTSLPAGEQCFHLYGEGADLLITCPGPEPGLCARHTGKANRVFLLRVPEIDGQMPGSWHSAIPPEWHDVTLAQARDLLPGMRVLHYTPASRLFPSIFAPLLARLRPLPQTPPAKSLWLPGPENTLIIPELVHAAKDLGYTSRLLPANLAQQELCRLLDQERPGLFLSVNFHGLDPYGENQALLQAAGVPIAVWCVDNPLHLLTNQKNQLWKNLPLFVTDDWFVEPLCALGADARHLPLAASRRFFPPGPPCPTGEDLTFVGRSAFPDRDRFFAACRVPRELAEEAARLPGREAHFGWWRAKLPDHALWPGNEVRVLGLGAETASAAWRQACLAALAKETDLTIVGDEHWQTLLPGAKILPPVDYYAGLAEIYRRASFSLNLTSLLLPHGLTQRHFDVWACGGFLLTDDTPGMKIFPQELARAVTFASPSEAAKLLRSLAADPGEKEELRRAWQEHIVAEHDYSARLRIILAASL, encoded by the coding sequence ATGCCAGCCAGACCCATACGTGTAAAGTTGAAAAACGAACTGGGGATTTCTACATCGCTCCCCGCAGGAGAGCAATGTTTTCATCTTTACGGCGAAGGCGCGGATCTGCTCATCACCTGTCCCGGTCCCGAACCTGGACTCTGCGCGCGGCACACCGGCAAAGCGAACCGCGTGTTCCTGTTGCGCGTGCCCGAAATCGACGGACAGATGCCAGGCTCATGGCACTCGGCCATCCCGCCCGAGTGGCACGACGTCACTCTCGCGCAGGCACGCGACCTCCTGCCCGGCATGCGCGTGTTGCACTACACCCCGGCAAGCCGCCTCTTTCCGTCCATTTTCGCGCCCCTGCTGGCCAGGCTTCGCCCGCTCCCGCAGACTCCGCCCGCCAAGAGCCTCTGGCTGCCCGGACCTGAGAATACCCTCATCATCCCGGAACTGGTCCATGCGGCAAAAGACCTCGGCTATACCTCCCGGCTTCTGCCCGCAAACCTTGCACAACAGGAGCTCTGCCGTCTGCTTGATCAGGAGCGACCAGGCCTCTTCCTGAGCGTCAACTTCCACGGCCTGGACCCGTACGGGGAAAACCAGGCCCTCTTGCAGGCGGCCGGAGTGCCCATAGCCGTCTGGTGCGTGGACAACCCCCTGCACCTGCTCACAAACCAGAAAAACCAGCTCTGGAAAAACCTGCCCCTCTTCGTCACCGACGACTGGTTCGTGGAGCCCTTGTGCGCCCTGGGGGCCGACGCACGGCACCTGCCCCTGGCCGCGAGCAGGCGCTTCTTCCCCCCCGGCCCCCCCTGTCCGACGGGAGAGGACCTGACCTTTGTCGGCCGTTCGGCCTTTCCGGACCGGGATCGCTTTTTCGCGGCCTGCCGCGTGCCACGCGAACTGGCCGAAGAGGCCGCTCGCTTGCCCGGACGCGAAGCGCATTTCGGCTGGTGGCGCGCAAAACTTCCCGATCATGCGCTGTGGCCGGGAAACGAGGTCCGAGTTCTCGGCCTGGGCGCGGAAACGGCCTCGGCCGCATGGCGGCAAGCGTGCCTCGCCGCGCTTGCAAAAGAGACCGACCTGACGATCGTCGGCGACGAACACTGGCAAACCCTGCTGCCCGGCGCCAAAATCCTGCCCCCCGTGGATTACTATGCGGGGCTGGCCGAGATATATCGCAGGGCGTCCTTTTCCCTGAACCTGACCAGCCTGCTCCTGCCCCACGGCCTGACCCAACGCCACTTCGACGTCTGGGCCTGCGGCGGCTTCCTGCTCACGGACGACACGCCCGGCATGAAAATATTCCCGCAGGAACTGGCCCGGGCGGTGACTTTCGCCTCGCCAAGCGAAGCGGCAAAGCTCCTGCGCTCTCTCGCCGCCGACCCGGGTGAGAAGGAAGAGCTGCGCCGGGCCTGGCAGGAACACATCGTGGCGGAACACGACTACTCCGCTCGACTGCGTATCATCCTCGCGGCAAGCCTCTGA
- a CDS encoding RlmE family RNA methyltransferase has product MKQYRDYYFKKAKQDNYPARSVYKLQEMDKAHKLLRQGQKVLDLGACPGSWTLYAAERVGAEGRVLGIDLNMPDTRFPEQVTFLQEDIFARTPLFLGHLQALAPFDVVMSDMAPKTTGSKFTDQARSIQLVEAAFGVAEEWLASGGTFIAKVFEGPDVQPFVQSLKVRFAKVGMFKPKSSRAESKEIFILGLGFVPAASEAPPA; this is encoded by the coding sequence ATGAAACAATACCGCGATTACTATTTCAAAAAGGCCAAGCAGGACAATTATCCTGCCCGCTCCGTATACAAGCTTCAGGAAATGGACAAGGCGCACAAGCTCTTGCGCCAGGGCCAGAAAGTGCTTGATCTCGGCGCCTGCCCCGGTTCCTGGACTCTTTACGCCGCCGAACGCGTCGGCGCGGAAGGCCGGGTGCTGGGTATCGACCTGAACATGCCGGATACCCGTTTTCCGGAACAGGTGACCTTTTTGCAGGAAGACATCTTTGCCCGCACTCCTCTTTTTCTCGGGCACCTGCAGGCGCTTGCCCCTTTCGACGTAGTCATGAGCGACATGGCCCCGAAGACCACGGGCTCCAAATTCACCGATCAGGCCCGCTCCATCCAACTGGTGGAGGCGGCCTTTGGCGTGGCCGAGGAATGGCTGGCTTCCGGCGGCACGTTCATCGCCAAGGTCTTCGAAGGTCCGGATGTGCAGCCTTTTGTGCAGTCTCTTAAAGTCCGTTTCGCCAAGGTCGGCATGTTCAAGCCCAAGAGCAGCCGGGCGGAGAGCAAGGAAATATTCATCCTGGGTTTGGGTTTTGTTCCCGCGGCCAGCGAGGCCCCGCCCGCATAA